A genomic stretch from Hemibagrus wyckioides isolate EC202008001 linkage group LG18, SWU_Hwy_1.0, whole genome shotgun sequence includes:
- the LOC131369600 gene encoding gig2-like protein DreN, translated as MPITFSGWEACCETYKELQPGQAPKKSHGYTMFHGTHKSNAQAIITNGFKPSAGGTLGAGVYCSRDINKASSYPAFCAPNDRVVFKLQVRVGKVKRIDNQCMQLQTTWHQQGYDTAWLPASVFGHEEDCVWDPKRLTVVGIAHCGDAAVKNSLESLIKQQDNGPGQEAGEPKGKVCKSCGMQTQDTHTVEKCWVCKAAICAFMNKHACMKK; from the coding sequence ATGCCAATCACATTCAGCGGATGGGAGGCCTGCTGTGAAACATATAAGGAGCTGCAACCCGGCCAGGCCCCCAAAAAAAGCCATGGCTACACCATGTTCCACGGGACACACAAGAGTAATGCCCAGGCTATAATAACAAACGGGTTCAAGCCTTCAGCTGGGGGAACCCTTGGAGCAGGTGTCTATTGCAGCAGGGACATTAACAAAGCCTCGAGCTACCCAGCATTTTGTGCTCCTAATGACAGAGTAGTGTTCAAGCTGCAGGTGCGAGTGGGCAAGGTGAAGAGGATTGACAACCAGTGCATGCAACTGCAGACCACGTGGCATCAGCAAGGATACGACACAGCCTGGCTGCCCGCCTCTGTGTTCGGACATGAGGAAGACTGTGTATGGGACCCTAAACGACTCACGGTTGTAGGTATAGCACACTGTGGGGATGCTGCTGTGAAGAATTCTTTGGAGAGTCTTATAAAGCAGCAAGACAATGGACCAGGACAAGAGGCAGGTGAGCCAAAGGGGAAAGTCTGCAAGAGTTGTGGAATGCAGACCCAGGACACCCATACTGTGGAGAAGTGCTGGGTCTGTAAGGCAGCTATATGTGCTTTCATGAATAAGCATGCTTGCATGAAGAAGTGA